A stretch of Rhododendron vialii isolate Sample 1 chromosome 4a, ASM3025357v1 DNA encodes these proteins:
- the LOC131323987 gene encoding pectinesterase-like: MSRKGIKCYLFHTGKEPGSHIHNAVYEKANALPLLFLIRNVWQAKKENLWGGVCGSKGFSAKAAWQLGGGYGVAVVVCFRNNKKGLFQRFCFEASQWELSQVSVVAGMHFSDDSAIRVEGAGMNLGLGKRLLFEHDAIFLLLLILSESGEASESGENGKVGESGWNVGEWVFDYNTPGLDGLEGAHFLLQDITVENSTGPGTQAVALYCHAEYAIFYKCKITGYQDTLFADSTQQFYRECDIFGTVHFIFGDARALFQNCNLFAHDTGAVFTAHSRDSLKETSGYVIQNCSLKASPEIATNVATNAYLGRPWRKFSTVIVMESFIDAIFNPLGWEPMGDSHGELLTYREYNNRGGGANVTGRVKCVGG; this comes from the exons ATGTCCCGCAAAGGAATAAAATGCTATCTCTTCCACACAGGGAAAGAGCCGGGCTCTCATATACACAATGCTGTATATGAGAAAGCAAATGCTCTGCCATTACTGTTCTTGATAAGAAATGTCTGGCAAGCAAAGAAAGAAAAC ttgtggGGTGGCGTTTGCGGCAGCAAGGGGTTCTCGGCGAAGGCAGCATGGCAGCTTGGTGGAGGCTACggtgtggcggtggtggtgtgCTTCAGGAATAACAAGAAGGGCTTGTTCCAGCGGTTCTGTTTTGAGGCTTCG CAATGGGAGCTTTCCCAGGTTTCGGTGGTGGCAGGGATGCACTTTTCCGATGACAGTGCTATTAGGGTTGAGGGGGCTG GTATGAATCTCGGATTGGGTAAACGATTGCTTTTTGAGCATGATGCTATTTTCTTGCTCCTATTaatctt GAGTGAGAGTGGAGAGGCGAGTGAGAGTGGAGAGAATGGGAAAGTAGGGGAAAGTGGGTGGAACGTGGGAGAATGGGTGTTTGACTATAATACCCCTGGTTTAGACG GTTTGGAGGGGGCACACTTTTTATTGCAAGACATAACCGTTGAGAACTCGACCGGACCGGGCACCCAAGCAGTGGCTTTGTACTGTCATGCTGAGTATGCCATTTTTTACAAGTGCAAGATAACAGGGTATCAAGACACATTATTTGCAGACAGCACACAACAATTTTATCGAGAATGTGACATCTTCGGCACAgtccattttatttttggagatgCAAGGGCATTATTCCAAAACTGCAATCTGTTTGCCCATGATACTGGCGCGGTGTTCACAGCCCACTCTCGGGATAGTCTGAAGGAAACCTCGGGATATGTGATTCAAAATTGCTCTCTTAAAGCTTCGCCAGAAATTGCAACCAACGTAGCAACCAACGCCTATTTGGGACGACCATGGAGAAAATTCTCCACAGTGATTGTCATGGAATCGTTCATTGATGCCATATTCAACCCATTGGGATGGGAGCCGATGGGAGATTCTCACGGCGAGCTTCTGACATACCGAGAGTACAACAACCGAGGAGGTGGCGCAAACGTGACGGGACGAGTGAAatgtgtagggggatga
- the LOC131324194 gene encoding xyloglucan 6-xylosyltransferase 2-like produces the protein MLERCFGPQQLWHIKRVLRNGKVTLICLVLTILVIRANIGAGRFGTPEQDLEEFREHFFNSSSRRVLEEAVTTTNAAAAAASDAASEYSYANADMTKIWADEGEDEKPKSYSEAYTLGPQILDWDEQRAGWLEKNPDFPNFVGPNKPRVLLVTGSSPKPCENPFGDHYLVKSIKNKMDYARVHGIEVFYNFALFDAEMTGFWAKLPLIRNLLLAHPEVEFLWWMDSDAMFTDMAFEIPWERYEDHNFVLHGWEVMVYDWHSWVGLNTGSFLLRNCQWSLDILDVWAPMGPKAVREEAGRLLTRELKDRPVFEADDQSAMVYILATQKEKWGDKVYIESKYHLHGYWGVLVDRYEEMIESYHPGLGDDRWPLVTHFVGCKPCGKFGDYSVERCLKQMDRAFNFGDNQIMQMYGFTHNTLESRRVKRTRNKTTNPLEIKDELGLLHSKFKATRVSTP, from the coding sequence ATGCTGGAACGGTGCTTCGGGCCGCAGCAGCTATGGCACATCAAGCGAGTCCTCCGTAACGGGAAAGTAACGCTCATCTGCCTGGTGCTAACGATCCTCGTCATCCGTGCCAACATCGGCGCCGGGAGGTTCGGGACCCCGGAGCAAGACCTCGAAGAGTTCCGCGAGCACTTCTTCAACTCCTCCAGCCGCCGCGTCCTCGAGGAGGCCGTAACAACAACCaatgccgccgccgccgccgcctctGATGCGGCGTCGGAGTACAGCTACGCCAACGCCGACATGACGAAGATTTGGGCGGACGAAGGCGAGGACGAAAAACCCAAGAGTTACAGCGAGGCTTACACCCTGGGACCCCAGATACTTGACTGGGACGAGCAGAGAGCCGGGTGGCTGGAAAAAAATCCTGATTTTCCCAACTTCGTGGGACCCAACAAGCCTCGGGTCTTGTTGGTTACCGGGTCCTCGCCGAAACCGTGTGAAAACCCGTTCGGTGATCATTACCTGGTGAAGTCGATCAAGAACAAGATGGATTACGCGAGGGTTCACGGGATCGAGGTGTTTTACAACTTTGCTTTGTTCGACGCGGAAATGACGGGGTTTTGGGCTAAGCTCCCGTTGATCCGGAACCTCTTGCTGGCTCACCCGGAGGTAGAGTTCCTGTGGTGGATGGATAGCGATGCCATGTTTACCGATATGGCGTTCGAGATCCCGTGGGAGAGGTACGAGGATCACAACTTCGTGTTGCACGGCTGGGAGGTGATGGTGTACGACTGGCATAGCTGGGTTGGGTTGAACACGGGTAGTTTCTTGCTGAGGAACTGTCAGTGGTCGTTGGACATTCTTGACGTTTGGGCCCCAATGGGTCCCAAGGCGGTTAGGGAAGAGGCTGGGAGGTTACTCACGCGGGAGCTTAAAGATCGGCCAGTTTTCGAAGCCGATGACCAGTCTGCCATGGTTTATATACTCGCGACGCAGAAGGAGAAATGGGGTGACAAGGTGTATATCGAGAGCAAGTACCATTTGCACGGTTACTGGGGCGTTCTGGTCGACAGGTACGAAGAGATGATCGAGAGTTACCATCCCGGTCTCGGGGACGATAGGTGGCCGCTTGTGACTCACTTCGTCGGGTGCAAGCCGTGCGGGAAGTTCGGGGATTATTCGGTGGAGAGGTGTTTGAAGCAGATGGACCGCGCTTTCAACTTCGGGGACAACCAAATCATGCAGATGTACGGGTTTACGCACAATACGCTCGAGAGCAGGAGGGTGAAGAGAACGAGAAACAAAACAACCAACCCTCTCGAGATCAAGGATGAGCTTGGTTTACTTCACTCAAAATTCAAAGCTACTAGGGTGTCGACTCCTTGA